One genomic region from Glaciimonas sp. PAMC28666 encodes:
- a CDS encoding transposase — translation MGNASKYLAGQRPNSTRYVEYSAWPIDNNVVRNTIRPLCSDARTGYSPIPSAALKPAPICAH, via the coding sequence TTGGGCAACGCATCGAAGTATCTGGCAGGGCAACGGCCTAACTCGACACGGTATGTCGAGTACAGCGCATGGCCCATCGATAATAATGTGGTCAGGAATACGATTCGGCCATTGTGCTCGGACGCAAGAACTGGTTATTCGCCGATACCGTCGGCGGCGCTAAAGCCAGCGCCAATCTGTGCTCATTAA
- a CDS encoding transposase — protein sequence MMMPKPSLFAEEERGNRREKLGDPLIGLRKHVDFVALAAVIDLAAPRPSRAKGGRPPYSTTLMIKILILQQLYNLADDALEYQ from the coding sequence ATGATGATGCCAAAACCGAGTCTGTTTGCGGAGGAAGAGCGCGGAAATCGCCGCGAAAAACTGGGCGATCCGCTGATCGGGTTGCGCAAACATGTCGATTTCGTGGCGCTGGCTGCGGTCATTGATCTGGCCGCGCCTCGCCCCTCACGTGCCAAGGGTGGTCGACCACCGTATTCGACGACGTTGATGATCAAGATTCTGATACTGCAACAACTGTATAACCTAGCTGACGACGCGCTCGAATACCAGTGA
- a CDS encoding AraC family transcriptional regulator, with protein sequence MRNNYDSVIDSDFFPAKNRFEYCVDAIKKSSNPFNITSGESENFDAKVSIKKLGETCYFLSEGCSPVTAWRTDKDIALVDDHPFHLIMPLTNFCVFTQRKTDAELEMGDFVLIDTKQEFQATMSGTQGIFLSIPDAIIRTWIPNPENYVGQTLRGNTGWSIQLSSYFRNLNTMISGNADRRTQIIMIEHILSIFMFALEESHIFGSPIAGVYLKNKDLYKRMHSWLRANYMDPEITASGLASRFNISTKELHRQFANTADKSTFFSILRSMRLTAAIAMLKDSSSKLTISEIGFRSGFIDSAYFGRVFKKFLKCSPGRFTMELTKNTSQ encoded by the coding sequence ATGCGAAACAATTACGATTCGGTTATCGATAGCGATTTTTTTCCAGCAAAAAATAGATTTGAATATTGTGTTGATGCGATAAAAAAATCTTCGAATCCTTTCAATATTACGAGCGGCGAGAGTGAGAATTTCGACGCAAAAGTAAGTATTAAGAAGTTGGGAGAAACATGCTACTTTTTATCGGAAGGCTGTAGTCCAGTGACTGCATGGAGGACGGATAAGGATATTGCTCTTGTCGATGATCATCCTTTTCATTTAATAATGCCACTAACTAATTTTTGCGTATTCACGCAGCGCAAAACTGATGCTGAATTAGAAATGGGTGATTTTGTCTTAATTGATACTAAACAAGAGTTTCAAGCCACTATGAGTGGTACCCAAGGGATTTTTTTATCAATCCCCGACGCCATCATTCGCACTTGGATTCCAAATCCAGAGAATTATGTCGGGCAAACTTTGCGCGGTAATACGGGCTGGTCCATCCAACTTTCTTCGTATTTTCGTAATCTAAATACTATGATTTCCGGGAACGCAGACCGTCGTACGCAAATCATTATGATTGAACATATCTTATCTATTTTTATGTTTGCATTAGAGGAGTCACATATTTTTGGTTCACCGATAGCAGGTGTGTATTTGAAAAATAAAGATCTATATAAACGTATGCATAGCTGGTTGCGAGCAAATTATATGGACCCAGAAATTACGGCTTCCGGTCTTGCCAGCCGCTTCAACATTTCGACAAAAGAATTGCATCGACAATTTGCTAACACTGCAGATAAGTCGACTTTTTTTAGTATTTTGAGGTCGATGCGCTTAACTGCGGCGATAGCTATGTTGAAGGATTCTAGCTCTAAACTCACCATATCGGAGATCGGATTTAGATCGGGATTTATTGACTCTGCTTATTTTGGTCGTGTTTTCAAGAAATTCTTAAAATGTTCGCCGGGTAGATTTACGATGGAATTGACGAAAAATACTAGTCAGTAA